A window of the Dickeya dianthicola NCPPB 453 genome harbors these coding sequences:
- the purT gene encoding formate-dependent phosphoribosylglycinamide formyltransferase — protein sequence MLTMGTALRPGATRVMLLGSGELGKEVAIECQRLGIEVIAVDRYADAPAMQVAHRSHVINMLDGEALKQLVAQERPDYIVPEIEAIATDMLVALEQQGQRVVPCAEATRLTMNREGIRRLAAETLSLPTSSYRFAADETAFRQAANELGFPCIVKPVMSSSGKGQSLIRAPEQLDYAWRYAQEGGRAGGGKVIVEGLVKFDFEITLLTIHAVDGLHFCEPIGHRQEDGDYRESWQPQRMSELALTRAKEIAGNVVTALGGFGLFGVELFICGDEVIFSEVSPRPHDTGMVTLISQDLSEFALHVRAFLGLPIGAIRQYGPSASAVILPELTSNDVRYQGLEQALRPYTQIRLFGKPDISGRRRMGVALATADSTDAAVQLAKATATAVTVSG from the coding sequence ATGTTAACAATGGGAACCGCCCTGCGTCCCGGAGCCACCCGCGTTATGCTGTTAGGCTCCGGCGAGCTGGGAAAAGAAGTGGCGATTGAGTGTCAGCGTCTGGGGATTGAGGTCATCGCGGTCGATCGCTACGCCGATGCTCCGGCCATGCAAGTCGCCCACCGCAGCCACGTCATCAATATGCTGGATGGCGAAGCACTGAAACAACTGGTGGCACAAGAACGCCCGGATTACATCGTGCCTGAAATCGAAGCTATCGCCACGGATATGCTGGTCGCGCTGGAACAACAGGGGCAGCGCGTGGTGCCGTGTGCCGAAGCCACCCGCCTGACCATGAACCGCGAAGGCATCCGTCGACTGGCGGCGGAAACGCTGAGCCTGCCGACGTCCAGTTACCGTTTTGCCGCTGACGAAACCGCGTTCCGTCAGGCTGCCAATGAGCTGGGTTTTCCCTGTATCGTCAAACCGGTGATGAGCTCATCGGGGAAAGGCCAGAGCCTGATCCGGGCGCCGGAACAGCTGGACTACGCCTGGCGCTATGCGCAGGAAGGCGGCCGGGCCGGCGGCGGAAAAGTGATTGTGGAAGGACTGGTGAAATTCGATTTCGAAATCACACTGCTGACTATCCATGCGGTTGATGGTCTGCACTTCTGCGAGCCAATCGGCCATCGTCAGGAAGACGGTGATTACCGCGAATCCTGGCAGCCGCAGCGGATGAGCGAGCTGGCGCTGACGCGGGCCAAAGAGATTGCCGGCAACGTGGTGACAGCACTGGGCGGTTTCGGCCTGTTTGGCGTGGAACTGTTTATTTGCGGCGACGAGGTCATCTTCAGTGAAGTGTCGCCACGCCCGCACGATACCGGCATGGTGACGCTCATTTCGCAGGATCTGTCCGAGTTTGCGCTGCATGTACGCGCATTCCTCGGTCTGCCGATCGGCGCGATCCGTCAGTACGGCCCGTCAGCCTCCGCGGTTATCCTGCCGGAACTGACCAGCAACGATGTGCGCTATCAAGGGCTGGAGCAGGCATTGCGGCCGTATACCCAGATTCGTCTGTTCGGCAAGCCGGACATCAGCGGACGCCGCCGTATGGGCGTTGCACTGGCGACCGCCGACAGCACGGACGCCGCCGTGCAACTGGCGAAGGCCACCGCGACAGCCGTCACGGTCAGCGGCTGA
- a CDS encoding S9 family peptidase: MKAPQAEKRPHVMTMHGDTRIDNYYWLRDDERNNPDVLAWLQEENRYCDQIMAPHAALRQTLYEEMVARIPGEDVSVPYVKRGYRYQSRYEPGKDYAIYQRQPEQETGHDAWQVLLDGNQRAAGSEFYNLGALGVSPDNRLMSVAEDLLSRRQYVVTFCDLTTGEWLADRLENVSAGSEWAADSRTLYYVRKNPQTLLPYQVYRHRLGDDPQQDELVYEETDDAFYLSLDKTTSERYILIYLDSTTSTEILLLDAADPQATPRVFVPRRPDHEYVVDHFRDAFYVRSNKDGKTFGFYRAHDASEPAWDALIAPRPERVLEGFSLFDDWYVVEERERGLTHIRYIHWQTAESRQIAFNDPAYVTWLSYNPMPESTQLRYGYSSMTTPMTIYELDMATGAQVELKQSEVKNFDAGNYRSERLWVMARDGESVPVSLVYHKDCELGQSPLLVYGYGAYGSSMDPEFSSSRLSLLDRGFVYALAHIRGGGELGQQWHDQGRLSNKMNTFTDFIDVTQALLARGYGDPAKTFAMGGSAGGLLMGAVINLAPSLFSGVVAQVPFVDVLTTMLDESIPLTTGEYDEWGNPNNARDYQYIKQYSPYDSISAQAYPHLLVTTGLHDSQVQYWEPAKWVAKLRELKTDDHLLLLHTDMGSGHGGKSGRLAQFEDIAQEFTFLLMVLEHQPTLK, encoded by the coding sequence ATGAAAGCGCCGCAAGCCGAAAAACGCCCGCATGTGATGACGATGCATGGCGATACCCGCATCGATAATTACTATTGGCTGCGAGATGACGAACGCAACAACCCGGATGTGCTGGCCTGGCTGCAGGAAGAGAATCGCTATTGTGATCAGATCATGGCGCCCCATGCCGCGCTGCGTCAGACCTTGTATGAGGAAATGGTGGCGCGGATCCCCGGTGAAGACGTATCCGTGCCCTATGTGAAACGCGGCTACCGCTACCAGAGCCGCTATGAGCCCGGCAAGGATTACGCTATTTACCAGCGTCAGCCGGAGCAGGAGACGGGACACGACGCCTGGCAGGTATTGCTGGATGGCAATCAGCGGGCGGCAGGCAGCGAGTTTTACAATCTGGGCGCGCTGGGCGTCAGCCCTGACAATCGCCTGATGAGCGTGGCGGAAGATTTGTTGTCCCGTCGGCAGTATGTGGTGACGTTTTGCGACCTCACCACCGGCGAGTGGCTGGCGGATAGGCTGGAAAATGTCTCGGCCGGCAGCGAGTGGGCGGCGGACTCCCGTACTCTTTACTACGTGCGTAAAAATCCGCAGACCTTGCTGCCTTATCAGGTCTATCGCCATCGTCTGGGGGACGATCCGCAGCAGGACGAACTGGTGTACGAAGAAACGGATGACGCGTTCTACCTTAGTCTGGATAAAACCACGTCCGAGCGTTATATCCTGATTTACCTCGACAGCACCACCAGCACGGAAATTCTGTTGCTGGACGCCGCCGACCCACAGGCAACGCCGCGCGTATTTGTGCCGCGACGCCCGGATCACGAGTATGTGGTCGACCATTTCCGTGACGCATTTTATGTCCGGTCCAACAAAGACGGCAAAACCTTTGGTTTTTATCGCGCCCACGACGCCAGCGAGCCGGCATGGGACGCCCTGATCGCCCCGCGTCCGGAACGGGTGCTGGAAGGGTTTTCGCTGTTTGACGACTGGTACGTGGTTGAAGAGCGCGAACGCGGGTTGACCCACATCCGCTACATTCACTGGCAAACGGCGGAATCCCGCCAGATTGCCTTTAACGACCCGGCCTATGTGACCTGGCTGAGCTATAACCCGATGCCGGAGAGCACGCAATTGCGTTACGGTTATTCCTCCATGACCACGCCGATGACTATCTATGAGCTGGACATGGCGACCGGCGCTCAGGTGGAGCTTAAGCAATCAGAGGTGAAAAATTTTGACGCCGGAAATTACCGGAGCGAGCGGTTGTGGGTAATGGCGCGCGATGGCGAGTCGGTGCCGGTATCGCTGGTGTATCACAAAGACTGCGAGCTGGGCCAAAGCCCGCTGCTGGTCTATGGCTACGGCGCTTATGGCAGCAGTATGGATCCGGAGTTCAGCAGTAGTCGTCTTAGCTTGCTGGATCGCGGCTTCGTGTATGCGCTGGCGCATATTCGCGGCGGCGGCGAGCTGGGACAGCAATGGCATGATCAGGGGCGTCTGTCCAATAAGATGAATACCTTTACGGATTTCATTGACGTCACGCAGGCCCTGCTGGCGCGCGGTTATGGCGATCCGGCGAAAACCTTCGCGATGGGCGGCAGCGCGGGCGGGTTGCTGATGGGCGCCGTGATTAATCTGGCGCCGTCGCTGTTTAGCGGCGTAGTCGCGCAGGTGCCGTTTGTCGACGTGCTTACTACCATGCTGGACGAGTCCATTCCGCTCACCACTGGTGAATACGACGAGTGGGGCAACCCGAACAACGCGCGGGATTACCAGTACATCAAACAATATAGCCCTTATGACAGCATCTCGGCGCAGGCGTATCCGCACCTGCTGGTAACCACCGGTCTGCACGATTCTCAGGTTCAGTACTGGGAACCGGCCAAATGGGTAGCGAAACTGCGCGAATTGAAAACCGATGACCATCTGCTGCTGTTGCATACCGATATGGGGTCAGGGCATGGCGGCAAATCCGGTCGTTTGGCTCAGTTTGAAGATATTGCACAGGAGTTCACCTTCCTGCTGATGGTGCTGGAGCACCAGCCGACGTTGAAATAG
- a CDS encoding DNA polymerase III subunit theta: MGYNLAELPYEEMEKVNVDLAASGVAFRERYNMPVILDEIEQQQPAHLRTYFRERVSDYREMSRQFSTLPYDPNSK, encoded by the coding sequence ATGGGATACAATCTGGCCGAACTTCCTTATGAAGAAATGGAAAAGGTCAATGTGGATCTGGCGGCATCCGGCGTGGCGTTTCGTGAACGCTACAACATGCCGGTGATCCTGGATGAAATCGAACAGCAGCAGCCCGCGCACCTGCGCACCTATTTCCGTGAAAGGGTCAGCGATTACCGGGAGATGTCCCGCCAGTTTTCCACCCTGCCGTACGACCCCAACAGTAAATAA